In one Buteo buteo chromosome 10, bButBut1.hap1.1, whole genome shotgun sequence genomic region, the following are encoded:
- the HCCS gene encoding holocytochrome c-type synthase, whose translation MGLSASSPAAAGQSPNASKQYQMASPPSECPMHQEKMSGCPMHMKTPDHRTENADDVPAHQERAYEFVACPVKSGASQMKDDIDPSNMMPPPNQQPSPGQPFPLSTVREESSIPRAHSDKKWVYPSEQMFWNAMIRKGWRWKDDDITGEDMTNIIKIHNQNNEQAWKEILKWEALHAVECPCGPSLMRFGGKAKEYSPRARIRSWMGYELPFDRHDWIVDRCGKEVRYVIDYYDGGAVDKNYQFTILDVRPAFDSLSAVWDRMKVAWWRWTS comes from the exons ATGGGTTTGTCTGCgtcctccccagctgctgcaggtcaGTCGCCAAATGCATCCAAGCAATATCAGATGGCGTCTCCTCCTTCAGAATGTCCTATGCATCAGGAAAAAATGAGTG gttGTCCCATGCACATGAAGACTCCTGATCATAGAACTGAGAATGCAGACGATGTTCCTGCACATCAAGAAAGAGCGTATGAATTCGTAGCATGTCCAGTGAAGTCTGGTGCATCTCAAATGAAAGATGACATAGATCCTAGCAACATG ATGCCTCCTCCTAATCAGCAGCCATCCCCAGGTCAACCATTTCCATTGTCAACTGTTAGAGAAGAATCTTCCATTCCTAGAGCACATTCTGACAAGAAATGGGTCTACCCTTCAGAGCAAATGTTCTGGAATGCTATGATAAGAAAAGG GTGGAGGTGGAAAGATGATGACATAACAGGTGAAGACATGACCAACATCATTAAGATTCACAACCAAAATAATGAGCAAGCTTGGAAGGAGATTCTGAAGTGGGAAGCTCTTCATGCTGT GGAATGTCCATGTGGACCATCACTGATGCGGTTTGGAGGCAAAGCGAAAGAGTATTCACCAAGAGCCAGAATACGTTCATGGATGGG ATATGAACTTCCCTTTGACAGACATGATTGGATTGTTGACCGATGTGGAAAAGAAGTGAGATACGTTATTGATTACTACGATGGTGGAGCAGTAGATAAGAACTACCAGTTCACTATCCTTGATGTTCGCCCTGCATTTGACTCTCTCTCGGCTGTGTGGGACAGAATGAAGGTAGCTTGGTGGCGGTGGACTTCGTAA